In Zingiber officinale cultivar Zhangliang chromosome 6A, Zo_v1.1, whole genome shotgun sequence, a single genomic region encodes these proteins:
- the LOC121995159 gene encoding cytochrome b561 and DOMON domain-containing protein At3g25290-like, whose protein sequence is MAARAALLILLAVLLFSGVVRGNAAGSCSSMSFPSNRVYAACSDLPRLSSSLHWTYEGGKGFGSLSFAFVAPPPSQSGWVSWAINPSGGGMIGCQALIAFRQPDGAMGVKTYNVTGYGPVSEGPIAYETSDLAAEFTGGAMRMFGKVKLPEGTTVVKQVWQVGAEVVDGVPQKHDFKPENLESMGTVDLLSGGISGAGSSASRNKNTHGILCAVSWGVLLPLGQIFARYLKTFKSADPAWFYLHISCQMLGYVIGVVGWATGLVLGNKSKGIVHTNHRNIGITLFTFCTLQVFALFLRPNKDHKYRLYWNIYHHSIGYSVIILSIVNIFKGMDILAVEQKWRTGYIVAICILGGVALILEIITWTIVLKRKSGKPKERPTFHLDIKWFDGLPNESITCFQDFKTTFLRHFASSRKYQKTDHCLFALKQGFTEPLRSYIKGLNQVAQDVSSATSEILMSVFSHRLVEGEFFRDLIQDPVKKFDEMLVKAASYINV, encoded by the exons ATGGCGGCTCGAGCTGCCCTCCTTATTCTTCTCGCTGTACTCCTTTTCTCCGGCGTCGTCAGAGGCAACGCCGCGGGATCGTGCTCCTCGATGTCCTTCCCGTCGAACCGGGTCTACGCCGCCTGCAGCGACCTCCCTCGCCTTTCCTCCTCGCTGCACTGGACATACGAGGGAGGGAAAGGATTCGGAAGCCTCTCCTTCGCCTTCGTGGCTCCGCCTCCGAGTCAGTCGGGGTGGGTGTCGTGGGCGATTAACCCGTCAGGCGGCGGAATGATCGGGTGCCAGGCTCTTATCGCCTTCCGCCAGCCCGACGGCGCGATGGGGGTGAAGACCTACAACGTCACCGGGTACGGACCCGTCTCCGAGGGTCCGATAGCGTACGAGACGTCGGATCTGGCGGCGGAGTTCACCGGTGGCGCGATGCGGATGTTCGGGAAGGTGAAGCTGCCAGAGGGGACGACGGTGGTGAAGCAGGTGTGGCAGGTGGGGGCGGAGGTCGTGGATGGCGTGCCCCAGAAGCACGATTTCAAGCCGGAGAATTTGGAGTCGATGGGGACGGTGGATCTCCTCAGCGGAGGAATTTCCGGCGCCGGGTCTTCAGCATCTAGAAACAAAAAT ACCCATGGAATTCTTTGCGCTGTCAGTTGGGGTGTTTTGCTTCCACTGGGTCAAATATTTGCCAGATATCTCAAGACATTCAAGTCGGCAGACCCTGCATGGTTTTACCTCCATATTTCCTGCCAGATGCTTGGCTATGTCATTGGTGTTGTTGGTTGGGCTACTGGTCTGGTCCTTGGAAACAAATCCAAGGGCATTGTGCACACCAATCACAGGAACATTGGCATCACTCTCTTCACTTTTTGCACTTTACAA GTTTTTGCACTGTTTCTGAGACCAAACAAGGATCACAAATATAGATTATACTGGAACATCTACCATCACTCCATTGGATATAGTGTAATCATCCTGAGCATCGTCAATATTTTCAAAGGCATGGACATATTAGCAGTTGAGCAAAAATGGAGGACAGGGTATATTGTGGCAATCTGTATTTTGGGGGGCGTGGCCTTGATCTTGGAGATCATCACCTGGACCATAGTTCTCAAAAGGAAGTCTGGGAAACCTAAGGAGAGACCCACTTTTCAT CTTGACATaaaatggttcgatggattgccaaATGAATCCATCacttgcttccaggacttcaagACCACTTTCCTGCGTCACTTTGCTAGCAGCCGGAAGTATCAAAAGACAGACCACTGTCTCTTCGCCCTCAAGCAAGGGTTTACAGAGCCCTTGAGGAGCTATATCAAAGGCTTAAACCAGGTGGCACAGGACGTTTCGTCCGCTACCTCAGAGATATTGATGAGCGTCTTCTCCCATAGATTGGtagaaggggagttcttccgagATCTCATCCAAGACCCGGTGAAAAAATTCGATGAGATGCTAGTAAAGGCCGCTAGTTATATTAATGTGTAA